CTGGGACGCAGAAGGCAGCACCATCTCAAAGCAATACGACGCCCCTCAAAGACTGAGGACACAGACAGACTTTTCAGGGTTTTTAATAGTCACATGCAGAGGTCCGGTtcatttcagctccttcactgccaAACCTGGGGAAAGAAAGATCGATGGTTGACACAATTCCCTTTGGAGCTACCCCCTGCATTTTCCCCGCCCCTCCCTCTGCAAAGTCAGGATTATCAGAGCAGGCTCTTTTGAGAATTAAATAGACTATAATCTGCCTGGGACCAAGGAAGCCATTTCTGGGATCAGACAGAACTGAGAATCACAGCCACAGGAAACACCGTAAAGTGGCTCTCCCAATCCTGCTCACCCCACTACTGCCTCAGGGTTACTCACCTGGGGGCAGGGACTGCTTCAGCTTCTCCGCCTTCTCCTTGTCTGTGATAACCAGGGTGTAGAGGTACCTGCTACAGCGGACCTTGAACTTTACATTATCCTTGTTTTTCTTGATCTTGACAGCTGCCAAGGAAACCACAATCCAGGATGAGAAGCAGTGCAGAACCACAAAGAGGTCACACACCTTATACTCTTAAGTGGCTGAAACTTTCAGCCACCCCCCACCACACTTTCTGCTCTGCTTTCAAATGCAGGAAAGCCACACTTTCCCAGTTGTACTCAAttcatttacacatgcacacaaaatctGCACTTAGTACACTAAACACTGCAccacagaacattctagaacgACCTGTGATAACCTTTTTAAAGGGACAGCTTACACAGGAAGGAAATGAGTTATCTGCTGGGATTAATAACTTTCCAGCCTTCCACTTTTGGCAACCAATTCTCTACACGCAAGGACACCGGAAGCACAGAGCTCCTGTCAGACGCTCCACTCAGTGTGCGGGGAAGCGCCTCCTACATTTTTGTGGAACCTGGTTcttagtaatatttttaaattttgggtaAACTCATGCCTGTGTATGGGCACAGACACGTGAGTGTGGGATgcctggagtccagaagaggctgTCACTGCTATAGGCACATTTGAGAGCCGAAGGATGCCGGGAACCAAACTCCACACTAGCTGTAAGGGCTCTTAACTCCACTCATGGTTAGAAAGCAGTCAAGTGCCTAATGCTTCAGACTCAAGCACCTAACCAGAGACACGCATTCTGCCTTAACCTCACAGAACAGCACAAGATCGCCGCGCACCTGCTCTCTCAACTCTCTGCCAGTGGTTACTCCTGGGACAGGGCACTTCACAGGAAGTCTGGCTCCTATCTTACCAAATGCAGTCATGGCCACAGCATCCACCCCATGCTGCCCAGCAGCCACTGCACCCCTGAACATTGAGTCAAACATTATCTCCAGTCTCTGGAGGTCATTgatgtctgagacagggtctcatgtatccaaGCAGATCCCGAACTCACTGTGGTGGAGGGCCTCGAACTCTccggatccttctgcctccaaccAAAAGCCCTGGGGTTACCATGTCCAGTTAGGCCAGTGCTGGGAAATGACCCCCGGAGCCTTAAGTGCTAGGTAGGGGCCCTCACATCCCAGCCCCAAGCATTACTCTAAGTGCAGCCACACATAACGAGATACAGCAATTCCGCCTCCGAGGAAATAGCCAATATGATGAAATAAATACCGAGTCAGGCTGACAGTACACGGGTAAGCAGCCCAGTGTCCACCAACACAGTAGAGACACCGTCCAGGGCATCCCCACACGtttgtaataccagcacttgggagtcggAGGCAATTCAAGGTCAACGAGAAGCCAGTGTGACAGCGGAGTggctaaaggcacttgctgtcaaacccaaggaccagagtttggttcctgaGACCtgccccataggaaaaccaactCCCTCAAGATGGCCTCTGgccccacatgtacacacacagaataaacaaaaacacaaggaggaaaacaaatcagaaatggtGGCCAGGGTCTACAAACTGaacatttaggaggctgagagaggagacTCCCTGCTCTAGATcagaggtcagcctaggctacaaagtgagtgccAAAGTCACTCAGGGTCCATATAGCCTGTTTCTAAAAACAAAGGCACCTCTCCCAACAAATACGCTTGATTCCTTTTTTTAGCTACTTGAGGAATTTGAGGGATCGGCTCGGTTGACCTCACCAACCCGGAGGTACCACCTCTGGCTTCACATTCTCCAAGTCAAACAGGAAGAAAGACCTGTAGCCCCTGACAGAGCTGGCAAGGCAGTGCCAGAACACAGACCCTGCTGAGCCCATCAGCAGGAGACATCCTCCTGGCTGGTGACGGCCGGCCCACACAGCACCAGATCAGAGGCAACAGCTTGCCTGACGTGACAGGGCACACCTAAGGTCCTTGCGGTCCATCCAAAGGCTCTTCCTGTCCACCTAACAAGACAGCCCAGCAGGGCCTACTTCCGCTCATTATCTGGTGCTCATAAAGACGGAtctgagaggaaaaggaaggcacaCAGGGCTATCTCACATAGCAGAAAAACAGACTTTTTTGCTCCCATGTGAAGATAACGTCACCAAGGTCTCTCACTACACACATCCTTCCAAACATCCTTTAAATAGGAGAGGACAATTCCCTCCTTGTGTATGAAGGAACAACACAAAAACAGCAGGGGCCGACAAACATCTTTGAACCTGCTTCTTTTAATCGTCTATTTTTGACACAGTGTAGCCAAGGAGAACCTCGTCATTTCCCCATCCCTTTGTCTCTGCCTAGCGAATTCGGGGATTACCTACTCTGTGCACCAGGACTGGCTCTGAATTCCAGCTCATGCAGAGTGGGAACGAACCCAGCGCGTCTAGAAGcgtcttgctatgtaggccaaGGCTGGTGCTGGAtgctccatcctcctgccttagcctacGACTAAGCAAGCATGGGCCTGCATGCTGGGTCTGCTTTCGTCTCGTTACCCTTTATTTGGAAGCTGGAGATTACAGGTAAATGACACTTcctctctttttaattatttgaagacagggtctcactatgcagcccaagAGGGCTTCTAACTCAAGAGATCTCCGGCCTCTACCACGTGAGGGCCGGCAAGATACTTAATGATCAGGGTGTGCACAACCGGCAGCTGCAGACCTTAGTGTTTGTGACACGCTGGATGCCATGCTTTCAGGCGATCCCGTTCGGGAACCCCACCGCAACACCGGAAAGAAACTGCTTTTCAGAGCCGCCCAATCCCTCCCTCGGCCCGTCCCATGCCTTCTG
The genomic region above belongs to Rattus rattus isolate New Zealand chromosome 9, Rrattus_CSIRO_v1, whole genome shotgun sequence and contains:
- the Rpl38 gene encoding 60S ribosomal protein L38; the encoded protein is MPRKIEEIKDFLLTARRKDAKSVKIKKNKDNVKFKVRCSRYLYTLVITDKEKAEKLKQSLPPGLAVKELK